The segment TGAACATGTGGAATGAGACATACACTGTGTGACAGATGCAATCTGCCCCAGAAAACAGCATTTGTATGAAGACTTGAAAGACGTGGTCAGCAAACCCACTGCAGACACTTTATGTGCGGGAAGtgcattctaggcagaggggcCCGCCAAGAAGGCCAGCTGGGTAGAGAGGAGTGATGGGAGGCTGGTAGGAGACATGAGGTCTGGAAACGTCAGTAACTTAGAGACAGGAGCACAAAGGCCATGATGGCATGGGCACAGCTGTGTTTTGAGTGGGGCCGCAGCAGGGCCACGTGGCTTTCCAGTGTTGACGTGATCACCAGCATCCAGCAGAGAAGTGGGGCTGAAGGAGGCACCTGGGGCTGGGAGCCGTAGGGCAGCTGCTGCTCCCAGGATGAGACGAGGCAGCATGCATGCTTACCAGAGCTTGAGTTCCAGGGCACAATCATGGAGAGCATGGGATGGAGCTGGAAAGGCCCAACTCGTGGAAAGAAAACAGGCATTTTGAAGGCCTGGAGATATGACAGAGTGAGGGTGTGAGAAGACTGGATAAAGGGAGCAGCGGGAGCCAGGAGAGGCTGGGAGCATCACTGCAGCTGTGGCTGCCCTTTGGGCCCTGGAGCTTGTGCCCCCACTGCAGCCAAAACTCCCAGCTGCTGCTGGAGGGTCCAGGAGCAGAAAAAGtggctttttccttccttccttccttccggtCTACTGCCTGTATCTCCTTGTAGAACCTAACTAGAAGCTACCTGGCAAAGCAGCCTGAAAGGCCTAGTTTGAAGGCTTCCAGTCCTCTTCATTCACAGGAGGACACTTCAGCCCAGGAACAGTACCTAAGTACTGTGTAAACTCCTCTTCTccattttgttcctccagttctTCCAACACCCTCAGCCCAACTTCCTGCGTCAAATCCTTCTGCATTTGAATTTTCCATATTTGCACTGGTTTGCTGAACATGCGCATAAACTATGATTAGGGGCAAATCCAGGCATTTGGGGATCTAAGACTATAtagaattctcattttaaaaatgaatcaaacATTATGAATTTAAAAGTCAGTTTTGTTAGCTTTATAGTAAATTCACCTTAgcctatgacccaacaattccagtTCAGATATATGCCCTGGAGAAACTCTTGCACATGAATAAAAAAGAGACACAGTGGTATTCTTtgtcatagggaaaaaatagaaataacccaTCAGTATTGATAggaaaatccagaaataaaggTAGAATCAGTGCTTTATATTAAAACGACACTGTTCTCAAACTGTAACTAAAGATTCAATAAATACCAATCAAATTACAGCAAGGTTAAATGGAACATGTCACTTCCAAAATTGCCCTGTATCCCCAGCTAACAGAGATCCTTACtgtaacaccatatacaaaaaattgactcaaagtggatcaatgatctaactaaagaaataaaattataaaagtcttagaagataaCACAGGGTAAATCTTAATGACTATGGATTCAACAATGGATTCTTTGATATGACACTACAGCTCTGGGAGGAAGGGGTTccctgcctggggcaagttctctatgaattcGTTCGGATCAAATAAATGCAGGAAAGAAGGATACACAGTGGGCGttactaaggccaggcaggaatcctggtcagaaagttccattttccccacagacaCCAAATGCATGAGCAAACAAAGGGAAAAGTAGAGGAATTGGACTTCAAAactaaagactgtttttgcttCAAAGCAtaccaaaaaagtgaaaagacagcccaCTGTTGCAGAAAAACACATagtcatttctttaaaatgagcacctgctatgtgcagGCATTCTTTTAGGCACCAAGGGAATACGAGAGAAAAAAATCCCAGCCCTCCTGGCTTCTAGTGCAGATTTGAACAAATCAGGAGACCAAGAAATGAACAATTACCTTAGACTGTAAGGACCTGTCCTGctatttatcattaatatacataaaGCCTACTTTAACAGGAAACAGTATTTCTCTCAAGGATGTGCTTCTGCTGGGGTCTCATAGTAACCAGTTCCTTTGTGTACATACTGCTTTCTTACTAAGaaactttgttttctaaaatCAAAACTTTGCTGCTTAAAATCATATGCCAATTCCCTCCATGCTACAACCACCAAGAATACACCTGTTGTTGAAAAAGCCGGGTTTATTACTCATTGCTGTGAAGGAGAATGCACACCAGAGAACCGTGGGGCTTTTCATTAAAAGAGTTTTGGAACATGATTACAGGCTTTGCGCTTGATAGGTGATTTAGAGGGTTTAAGGAAGCACAACTTTCCCGGGGATTGACTCCTGTCAGAGAGTGAATTTTCTATATTTGCATTAGTTTGTTCAACTTTTGTTTGTTAATGCTAGGCTTGGTATCTTAGGGAATCTAGGCTATAGGGAGGGCCGACCAGAGTGGCTAAGCTGCTGCTGGTGAAGTAGCAGTACTTAGCAGGGAGAGAGGATGTTTGGTAGTTCCTGGCTTAGACAATATTTATGTTCGACTCAGGATGATCATGGAGTGCTTTGTCTGTCTTGATCCATCACAGTCAGACTGATGTCAATGTTTTGTGAAACTGTTTCTGGTCCACAGAAAACCAAGACCTAGCTGTTAGGCCAGCTCCCGGATGCCAGGcgctgcttttctctttctcacttaccCGTAAACACGGAACACCCCATTCTTGACTGGAGGATCTAAATTTGACATAGAGAAGCAGCCCTCATTTCCAGGCTAGCTGCAGAGCTCCGGGTAAGTGACTGCATGCCACCTCTCTTTAACCTTGCAGTTCCCAGGAAACACAGATGCACTGCGCAGTCCAGGCCAGACACTGCTCCTTGGCACAGAGCTGTGCTCTCTCGGAGCGCATTGCTGCTTCACCTGAACCGCTTCTCCGACCCCTAATGGTCCGGCGCCCGCGTCCCTCGGCTCGATGACAGACGCCGGGGCTCCACTGCTGTCTTCCTCGATGCGGGACTGGACAGCTCGACTTCCTTCTCAGAGGCTTGTCCCAGGGGTCCGAGGCTGGCTGGGCTACAACAAAACCGGCCATGGTCCCCAGCGACCGTCGCTTGGAGGATATAACGGcaggggagaagggaagggaaaggggtgATGTCTGAGCGAGGACCAAACCGAGCGAGTGCCAACGGCTGAgggcgggaggaggaggggcagcGGCGCCCCGCCCTCTCCACCCTGCCGTTCGCACCCCGCTCCCCCACCCCCCGGTAACCCTTCTCCTGCTTTGGCTTTTCCACGCAGAAGCCCGCGTTTATGGATGCGCGAGGAGCTCGATGGGTGCGTGCAGAACTGTTGAGCCCCGGTGCTGGGGCGAGAGCGAGGTCCAGGAGGGGAGAGCCGGACCGCGGGGTGGGGGGCGCCCGGGGCCCTCCAGCAGGCTCCGCACCCCAAGCCCTGGGGCCCTCGCCCCGCCTGGACGCGCGTGAAGACCGGCTGACTGCGCAGGCGCCCGGGGGCGGTACTGCGCGTGCTCGGTGCGCTCGGGGGCCTCCGCTCTGCGCAGCCCGCGAGGGGTCGGAATGCTCCTGGAACTCAACGAGCTCCTCGGCACCTCCCCCGACGCGGCGGAGCAGGTACGCTGGCGCGCGTCGGGAAGCGGGTTTCTGGAGCGCGACCCTGTGGTCCGCGGAGTGGCCCCGCGCGCGCCCTGAGCGGGGTTCCCGCGAGGGGAGGCGAGTGCGTGCAGGCCGCTCCTCAGCCGAGGGCCCCCGGCCCGGCGCCGCCACGGCCTCGCCGCCAGGCTCCCGCTGGCAGCGCAGCGCTTACTTCCCAGAGCGTCGGGTCCGCTTCGTGACCTGCCTTCCCGGGAGAGGGCAGGTTCGTCGGCCTCGCGGATCGTAGCTTTCGGGGGCCTGGCGGGCTTCGACCCTGGGAAGCCCACAGCCTCCGCCCGAGGGCGTGGAGGGTCCGCGTGGCCCCGGAGTTGTACGGGGGATCCCCGGGGCCGAGAGGCGGCTGGAGCCGGGCGGCCGTCACCGCAGACACCCTCTTAGAGGCCTTTGCGGGGCGCCGTGCCGAGCGCCTGGCCTGCACGCGTCGGCTCCCACCCGGCCTCCGGGAGGCCTCGTCACCCGGGCCTGTCAACAGCCATTCCTCCCACCCTAGAGGACAGAAAGCTGGATCCAAGGGCTCTTTTGAAGGTTCCATCCAATCTTGGCAAGCTGTGATTTTTGCTGATTTTCCTTGGGTTCTGATAATAAAAGCATCCTTTGTTCAGGATCTAATTCTCCCCCAAGAGTGGTCCCTGAGTTGCCAaggtgaggagagagaaagagaagtggaACCTGAGAGATGCCCATGACTGACTTAACACTCATCACTTTAATTGTTTTTTCCGTAATCTTGACTTCTTATCTTATTGGTTATCTtcgtgtgtgtatataaataaagTGTAATAATAAGTGaaacgtacacacacacacacacacactctctctcttcagGTGTAGAAACATTGGGTGGGCACACTCAGCTAGATTCATACCCTCAGCTGACCTCTTTCCAGGGGGCCTACTTCACCTTTTTGTGTTCCTCTTAACTTTTAGGGGAAACTGACTCTACTCTGTGATGCCAAGACAGATGGCAGTTTCCTTGTGCACCACTTCCTCTCCTTCTACCTCAAAGGTATGGGACTCATTGATGCTATAGAAAAAGAAAcctaaggcaagaaaaaaatgcctGTCTCGGGAAATAGTGGGATTAGTGTTAGCTGTCCAGGCTTTGGCGTTTGGGTAGCCAGGTGGCTGTTCATTAGGTGATAAGTTAATGGGTCATCTTGCTCTTTCTCCATCCCTGTCAGAGAGTGGCACGTGCTCACTGTATCCGAGGCCTGCCCTCCTGATCTCCACCCACTGTGCAGCCGCTGCCTCACCATGCTCCTTAGGTGGCCTCCTGATTTAGCTGCTCCTCTTGTGTATCATGAGGTCTTTGGGCACTGGACCATTGATGCTTTGCCCTGGCACAAGATGCTTTCTACAAAACACAGGGAAGAAAACTGCATGGTCACTGAGCCAGGCCAGGTTAGGGCAGAGGCCTCTCACACTCAGTCGTAGTGACCTTTCACACTCAGTCATAATGATTTACAGCTTTCCAAATTACCTCTTTATTTTGCAACTAAAAAAGTTTGTTACTGTCAGCATAGAAGAGGCAAGAGAATCTGCAACAAATTGTTAGAATTATGTTCAGTAAATAATTTTGAGCAATCAATTTAATAAGTCATTAGCGTTTCTTTGGTTCCTCTTATGTCTTGGATACAAGATCAGTTTAAAAAGATTAGTTGTATTCCTGTATACcaacaacaaacagaaaaataaaaattttaaaaaccacaatTAATTAGcaatagaacaaaataaataagatgcCTAGTAATACATCTCACggaaaaaatacatttcagaaTTGATGAAATAAGGTACAATtactaaatatgaaaaaaagtgCATTTTAGTACGAGATTGGTCATGTCAGACCGCAAGGCTTCTGGGTCTCTGGACCTGCCTTTGTGCTTCTGTTTTCAGAGGTATGAATTATACAAGACTGATTGCAAGTAGAGACATCATTACATaccagtttgtttttttttccagcgAATTGTAAAGTCTGCTTTGTGGCACTCATCCAGTCCTTCAGTCACTACAATATCGTGGGGCAGAAGATGGTAAATATATTAGATCCCAGTGAGTGTAGCCTATAGCTGGGTATTCCTATTTGGGTTCTAAAGAACTTAACAAGGGTGGGAATGAGGAAATTGTGGGGTCCTGAGCACCTTATCTGGAAAGCTCAGGCAGCGTTTTTGCTGGAATCAGATCTATTATCAGGTAATCAAACCCATCTCTGCTCACAGTGGACTTTTGGGGTTTTCTCCTCCTCAGTGTGGACTTTTATCTTGGTCCTGTTGGGTTGGAGATCACAGTTGGTCTGCTACCAAGTCAGGTGTGTTGCCATCTCTTCCTAAGTAAAGGGCTTGGGACCCAAAGATAGGGAGAGGTGCTTTTGTCACCTGCCCCTCATCTCATTACAGGCAGGCAGGCGAGAACAAGGTGGCCAGGATGCTAGGAACCTCCTAACCCTGCTTTGGCTGAGACCTGTGACCTGTGAGAAGGTGGACTTCCTGGGTTGTTTTGGAGTGTTTGATAGGCTGGTCTCAGGGAGGGAGGGGACCAGGCCACCCATCAGCAGTGACCTTTGAAATGCCCCACAACACTCCTGAGGTCCCAGGATTGCTGGATAAACAAGAGGGTTTATGAAATTCCAAGTCAGAAGTCTGGTCTTTTTAAAGCACTAGCATTTTCAGACCTCTGTCATTCTTCCCCGTCTTACTGTTATTGTTTACTTACTGTTTTTAAATGTGTTCAGTTTTGTAATTCAtgcatttaaaaaggaaatgttatGGTACcattgtaaattaaaaataaatattgggtAATCATGAAAAGTACAagcaaaaggtttttaaaaagcaacaaatgTAATACACATCTGGAAACAGAATGGGGATTGTGGGTTGGGAACACCCAGGGAAAAGAACTCACAGCCATGTGCAGGAGGGACAGGTGCACATATGCAGAGCTCGGAATGTGTCCTGCACCTCCTGTACGCTAGAGTCAGGCCTCTCTGATTGTCTGCAGGGCACAGTAGCTCACTCTACTCTCTGTCGTGTTTAGGGTGTCAGCCTGACCACGGCACGGGAACGCGGACAGCTTGTGTTCCTCGAGGGTCTCAAGTCCTCCGTGGATGTCTTCTTCCGGCCACGGGAGGAGCCACACCCCTTACAGTTCCTCAGGTCAGTCAGCCTGCAGCCCAGCCCAGAGGTGCACACCTGGTAGGTGCACCCAGATGAGGATTGCTGAGTGACCCCACTCCTTGGTGTGAGAGGGCAGATGCTTCCCTGTTGTTGCAGCGGTATGGGAAAGCCCTGGCTCTTACTGCGGGGCAGAGGCTGTAGGGCTGTCCTGAAAGCCGTGGGAAGCATCATGTGCTGGCAGTATGACTGAGCAGCATGCTTTGCTGGTTTTTCCCACCCTGGCTTCGAGCCCAAGCTGACACCTTTGATCTGTTCTTGGCTGATGCATGGCTCAGCCATGGGCCAGCTACCTGTTTTGTAAATGAGATTGTACCAGGGTAGCCACATTTGTGCTGACATACTATCTCATGCTGGCATATTTACAGGCGGCCCTTTAGGAAACAGTTTGTTGACTGCTGGTGTGGCATTCTGAGGTTGCTTCCCTGCTTGTCCTTCATGAGTATCAACCACACACAGCTCTGTGCAGACCCTCACCTGGCTGCTGGTCTTCATCTGACACAAAGAAGTGTGTACAGGAACTCTCCCTCTGACCCCCCACAGCCTTACACAGTGTGAGCATCAGCATGGACTCAGAAGGCCACAGGCCCTGACGCTGCAGCCTCGTACATGGCCTGTGCCATGCATCTGAGTCTGAATGATGGGCCTGGTTATACCTGCTGAGGTCGAGGATCCTGGTGTTAGTGGAACTCAGCCCTGGAGCGTTGGGACAGGAGCTTGGGTTCTGTGCTGGGTGCTTTGTGAGCCTCCCACCTGTTGATGGGAAATGATAGCTGAGGATGGTCATTCAGAGACAGATAGCTGGGCCAGCTTGTTCAGAAGCAGCTCAGATCTGCTACGTACATAAGCAGGCCTTAGACCACGCCCCTCAACTCCATGGCCCCTGAAGTGCCACTTAGCTTTTCATACCTACTTGTGATCCTCCTGAGAAGGCCTCTCATGCCTTCCCAGTCCAGATTAATCTTCATGTGCCTGAAGCTCTTGGATTGAGAGGCTATATGGAATCCCTTGAGGATCCAGGAATCTGTTTAACTTTGTGTCCCTGGGTTTCTAGTGTAGTGCTTTGTACCTGCGCGGCCTGGAGGGACACTTCAGTGAAAGGACAGTGCAGTCCCGGGCACGTGCATGCCTCTCCTCTCCAACAGATCTCTATCCCTGTGGGGAAGGATTGTGATCTGGTTCTGTGCCTCCTCCTGGCCCTTGTCTGGGTGCTGCTTGGTCCCAGGTGAATGTGTATAGGAAGGGAACTGATGACTTCTGTCCTCTGTCCCAGGGAGGCCGATGCCGGGAGCTTGCAGCCACTCTTTGAGTTCGTGCAGGAGGCCCTGAAGCCCGTGGCTAGTGGGGGAGCTGCGTGGAGGTGGCCGGTGCTGCTGGTGGATGACCTCAGTGTGCTGCTGAGCCTGGGCGTAGGGGCAGTGGCCGTGCTGGACTTCGTGCACTACTGCAGGGCCGTTGTGTGCTGCGCACTGAAGGTACCACTGAGTGCCAGACACGGGCACACCTCACTGGCTGGCTGCAATCTTTCTTCTGTGCTTGGGGTTTTGGCTTCACTCTGGTAGGCCAGAAATCCTGCAGTCTCCCCACCCTGCTCTTCCCTACTTGCCATTGCTAAATAGTCGAGCCCTCAGAAGTAAGGGATGAACAACACAGACCACAGGAGCTGCTGTAGCCGTGCCTGCCCTGCTGGCGTTGGCCACGTCCTGGGGCAGGTCATTGTTCTGGGCCTGTGCTTCTGAGCCCCAGCTGCAGACTGGAGGCTCCCATGGCCTGCCCTTAGCCTCGGTTAATTTACTGGAGcggatcacagaactcagggaaacacttaggTGTGCCAGTTTAACAAAGGATACCGTAAAGGATACAaggtaacagccagatgaagagacacaAAGGGCAAGGCCCCAAATAGAGGCCCTTCTGTCCTCGTGAGCTGGGGCTTGGCTTGGTGGCACGTGGAGGCCTCGGCTTCCCCAAGTGTGGACGCGCTCTCCCACAAAGCAGGATCCCGGAGagcaataagctcttctcaggggcttTGTGAGGCCTTCACTGCATTGTCATGTTTGGCCAAGTCATTGGTTGTTCAATACAGCCCCTCTGCCCTCTACCCTCCCAGGCTGGGCTGAGAGCTCCTACCTGCTAATTACTCGGTTCCCTTGGCAACCAACCCCACCCTTTGGTAGGGTCTAGATCACTCTATTAAGACACCCACACAACATGTATGGCTCTGAAGTGttctcaggaactgtggatgaagactgAATATATATTTGTCAGAACTCATTGTATCGCAGCCATGATGGAGATTCTAACAATGGTAGTAGGCCAGCCTGAAACACAGCAGTGGGGGGTGCCTGCCTCGCCAGAACCcagctgcagtagtggatgagGTGCAGCTGTAACGAGCCAGCACAGTCCCCAGCGTGGAGGTGCGGCAGGCTGGGCAGAGCAGCGGGGGAGTCACGCTGGGTGAGCCGGGGTGCGGACACAGGGCCAGGAGCGGGTGGTGTGGAGAGGGTTGGGGGAGGAGGACGTGCAGGAGGCTTGGGGTCGTAGCGTGCGGGTGGGGGACGCCCTGGCCACCGCTGCCTGCTGCAGCTCAGCTGTCTGGCCCACTGCCACCCACTTCTTGTGGAAATGCTTCTTTGGAAAAGGCAGAACTTGGCaagtttagaaaagaaaaaggatgaaTAGGATAAAGGTTGCTTCAGGAAGGAATGGTTGCAGAGCCCATCAGACTCCCAGACAGCCGTCATTCGTGGACACATTTGTTTGTGCGTTTGCTCCCCTGCATTTCCCTTCTTGTCACTGGTGACCCACTATCCACACTGTTTggaatttctcttttcatttaatAACTCAGTATATTTTGGTGTCTGTTGCCTAAAAACAGAACCACAGACAGGCTTCATTTTTCTAACAGCCGGACACAATTCCTTTGGAAGGGTTTAGTCGAGGCTTAGTCGAGGCGTCGTCCGGTTTCAGCGGGGTTGGCCTTCCCCTCTGGTTCTGGCTGGCTAGCTCTTCCTGGTCCTTCCACCTCGGCTCAGGGCACCCACCTCTGGGCCAGACAGACACCTCTCCGTTGCACCCCCGCACCcatgtctgcctctctcttatcCCCACGTGGGGCCTGGCGCAGGTGAGCCCTCAGGAGCTGTGGACTGGGTGAACTGCTGCCTGATGGGACAGTGGTGCTTTTGCTGGCCAGCTGGAGACGCCAGGCAGCCCTGCCTGGGGTGATCTGTCCTGAAGCTGGGTGGAACCTCAGCCCagatgggtggggagggcttTGATCTGGAATGGAGAAGAATTCTCGAACAGGTCGAATGAGTGCaggtaagaaaggaattcattaaagtgagtgAGTGACCGAATATCAGTGTTGCATAGTGCCAGGAAAAGTGACCCTTTATTTGTGCAGCTGTACGGGCAGCAGAAAGCGAgaatggagagagagaagggaagtccattgaactcctgcttggcatagggtACATctcctgccaactcctaaagccagggtccctTAGAGTCCAGTGTCCGCTTGAACTGCACAGCACAGGAATTAaatccctaccaccccagaatttgggggagctgcagagcactgggtggagtgagaTTCTATTCTGAGAGCATCCCAAAGCAAGGGTAGGGCGGACTGCTGGAGAGTATGATGGAAACGCTGCAGTTCCTGCCCGTCACCCAGGGGACGGGAGAGTGCAGGCCCCTCCCTACTCAGAGGTTCCCACAGCCACTTCCCTACTTGTTGGAAATAGAACAGAGAAAAAGGTTGCATTAaggactagaaagctgaatgaagtaGTGAAAAGACAAAGACACCGCCGGAGGTGGAGGTCGGCCAGTTCTCATCTTTGCCACAggaaagagttcagagacaagtgcagAAGGCTTATGGAGCAAGAGGGTTTATTTGAAGAGACATTACCCACTTGGAGGGAACACGGGCACCCGCAGAGAGGAGGTGTACTTAAGGGGTTAAGGCTTGGGATTTTATTGGTCTTTTGGGTAGGGATCTGCATAGGGCATGTTGTATGCAGGTGATTAATGTCTTTTGAGGTTTTGTCTCAAGGAAGGGTTATtcaggtgactgtgttgatctcAGCCTTCTTTACCTACATAGGTTCATTCACACTCCAGAGGTCTATCTCtcatcctggttacaaagttagtTCATTAagaggctggaagaagaggaagaacagcatgtaggttaagttaaagaataagctgagcCTTTTTTGCAGTCTGAGTAGATTTTATACTGGCCTGACCCATGCCCTATGTTCCTGCTGTACCTCAGCACTGTTGCTCATGTTGAAGAGGACCCCAGGCCGAGCTGGGGGGACAGGTTGGGTGTGCTGGGGAAACTGTCCACGGGTGGTTGGAGTTAAGGTCCCAGAGCCCAGGCTGGGGTCCCTCCCACAAGGCAGGGAGGCTGGTGTGTGAGGTGTGTGGGCAGCGCTCCCGGGCCTGGGAGTCCCCTCCAGGCAGGAGCAGGCTGCCATCGTCGTGCCTCCGTCGCAGGGGAATGTAGTGGCCCTTGTCCACGACAGTGGAGGTGCTGAGGATGAGGAGGACGCCCTCCTGCTGCATGGCCTCGGTCACCAGAGCGACCTGATCCTGCGGGCTGAGGGCCTGGCCACCGGCTTCTGCAGGGACGTTCATGGGCAGGTACAGGGGCTGGGGCCGGGGGCTTACTGGGCGGCGGGCTGCTGGCCTCTTTGCTGGGTCTGGAACCACATGCTGAGATAGTGTTGGACCTTCCTTCAGGCGAAAGGGAGTCTGGAGGTTCTGTGAACAGGCAGCAGTGTAGGTTCCCACATGGCCCTTTTGTGATCTAAGTGAGCTCCTGGAGAAAGGAGACAGCAGTCTGGAGCAGAACCCAGGGGCCCTGATACCAAATTCCTCTGCACGGCTGCAGCGAGCTTTGCACATCCAGTCAGCCCCAATCCTCACACCCAGGGCTGCCACACTGCCGCCTCTGACCAGAGTATTTGCAGCTCCCCGCCAGAAGCTGGGAGCCCCAGCCAGGGAGCAAGGCCAGGTTCTAATCCCCTGGCCCTCTGCCTTCTGAAAAGCTTCTTTTGGAATCCCCCTGAGCCTCTACCAGAGCTCCCAGGTGAACTTCCTGTTGATCACTCAACTCACTCAAAGTGGGTGGTTTTGACCCAGAGTCGTTCAGTGGAGATCATGGAAATGGAAGCCAAAGAGCAGGGCTCTGCCCCGCCACGTTGGTGGTACTTGTTCATACGGTGGGCAGAGGGggctctgctgggcagctgcagccTCGCTACAGTGTCGGTCCCCGAGCATTCGAGCCCCTGCAGATGCCGTCAGGATAAAGGCCGTGCCTTCCTGTGCCCGGGCCGAATATACAGATGCTCACGTGTTGATTTTCACAATCAGCTGAACCTACAAGAACACATCACGTGTAGAAGGCAGACCCAAGGAGCACATAAAAGTTCAcggtttttctctctccttcatgtTTTTTGTAATGAGCAGACATCGCTGTGAAAATGAGGGGGGTGCTCGATTTTCACTTAGCTAGTAATGAGCTTGGTTTTAGAAGCCGGGCACACTATGCATGGGATATGTGACTGAGCTCGTGGAGGCCTGAATGAAGGGCTGCAGAGGAGGCAGGTGGGGGTCACTACGGAGCAGCtgctttcatttctctccctgtctctgtagcTGAGGATCCTGTGGAGGAGACCGTCACAGCCCACAGCGCAGCAGGGTCGGAGCCTCACCTACCAGTACAAGATACAGGACAGGAGCGTGTCCTTTTTTGCCAAAGGGATGTCTCCT is part of the Manis pentadactyla isolate mManPen7 chromosome 1, mManPen7.hap1, whole genome shotgun sequence genome and harbors:
- the ELP6 gene encoding elongator complex protein 6 isoform X1, which gives rise to MLLELNELLGTSPDAAEQGKLTLLCDAKTDGSFLVHHFLSFYLKANCKVCFVALIQSFSHYNIVGQKMGVSLTTARERGQLVFLEGLKSSVDVFFRPREEPHPLQFLREADAGSLQPLFEFVQEALKPVASGGAAWRWPVLLVDDLSVLLSLGVGAVAVLDFVHYCRAVVCCALKGNVVALVHDSGGAEDEEDALLLHGLGHQSDLILRAEGLATGFCRDVHGQLRILWRRPSQPTAQQGRSLTYQYKIQDRSVSFFAKGMSPAIL
- the ELP6 gene encoding elongator complex protein 6 isoform X2; protein product: MPRQMAVSLCTTSSPSTSKGVSLTTARERGQLVFLEGLKSSVDVFFRPREEPHPLQFLREADAGSLQPLFEFVQEALKPVASGGAAWRWPVLLVDDLSVLLSLGVGAVAVLDFVHYCRAVVCCALKGNVVALVHDSGGAEDEEDALLLHGLGHQSDLILRAEGLATGFCRDVHGQLRILWRRPSQPTAQQGRSLTYQYKIQDRSVSFFAKGMSPAIL